One genomic segment of Arthrobacter sp. Marseille-P9274 includes these proteins:
- a CDS encoding DEAD/DEAH box helicase produces MSGTGLNEAVEYHVVNSLGWPALRPLQQAAVEPIRSGDDCLLLAPTAGGKTEAAFFPLLSQVVEESWRGLCILYITPLRALLNNLHPRLEAYAAWTGHRVGLWHGDVGPTLRRRMLNDPPEVLLTTPESLEAMLVSRRVDHRALFSNLRAVVIDEVHAFAGDDRGWHLLAVLERIQRLADKPLQRIGLSATLGNPDSILRWLQGSGVDNGRPSRVIVEDPIASALMPEIVLDYVGTLDNAAEVISRLHRGEKRLAFCSSRSDAEELAYALRQRNVTTFVSHASLSADERRISESAFAESRDCVIVSTSTMELGIDVGDLDRVIQIDSTWTVSSFLQRLGRTGRRTGTTRNTLFLTTTHESLLRAAAILHLWSQGFVEPVLPPPSPNHIAAQQLLALALQESQVGANRWAQWWGSLPVMEQATEILEYLRSAGYLETDGGMLFIGPEAEKKFGRRHFMDVLSAFTAAPELRVIAGQREIGSVSPLTLAQRNTNGEGLKLLLSGRSWCVEAVEWDKHIVRVSELKEKGRSKWESDPVPQSFELMQAMRKVLLGATPDIQLSKRAVQHLAEIRDEGSNSVDEAGIVVERGDKEQRVWTWAGLKANLTILAALNIEDCKADNSKIRLPSWVPLDQVRAASSRVHDAFPAIAPDAVEGLKFSAALPLDLAVRTLSIRTKDSAAAAATLAQPNVMRHL; encoded by the coding sequence GTGTCAGGAACCGGCCTAAACGAAGCCGTCGAGTACCACGTTGTCAATTCGCTCGGATGGCCGGCGCTGAGGCCTCTCCAACAGGCTGCCGTCGAGCCGATACGCTCAGGCGATGACTGCTTGCTCCTGGCTCCTACCGCCGGCGGCAAGACCGAGGCCGCGTTCTTTCCGTTGTTGTCCCAAGTGGTCGAGGAAAGCTGGCGCGGGCTTTGCATTCTTTACATCACGCCGTTGCGTGCACTGCTAAACAATCTTCATCCGCGGCTTGAGGCCTACGCTGCCTGGACCGGGCACCGCGTCGGCTTGTGGCACGGCGACGTCGGGCCTACCCTACGCCGCCGGATGCTCAATGACCCGCCTGAGGTCCTTCTGACTACTCCTGAGTCGCTCGAAGCCATGCTGGTGTCGCGGAGGGTGGATCACCGAGCCCTGTTCTCGAACTTACGGGCCGTCGTCATCGACGAAGTCCATGCGTTCGCCGGAGATGACCGTGGTTGGCATCTGCTCGCCGTCCTGGAGCGTATTCAGCGCCTCGCTGACAAACCACTTCAGCGTATTGGCCTTTCCGCAACGCTCGGCAATCCGGACAGCATCCTTCGCTGGCTGCAAGGATCCGGCGTTGACAACGGCCGGCCGTCGAGAGTTATCGTCGAGGATCCAATCGCGAGTGCCCTGATGCCGGAAATAGTCCTTGACTATGTCGGTACGCTCGACAATGCAGCTGAAGTAATCTCCAGACTGCACCGGGGTGAAAAGCGTCTTGCGTTCTGCTCCTCGCGTTCAGATGCAGAAGAACTCGCTTATGCACTCCGGCAGCGGAACGTCACAACATTCGTATCTCATGCATCCCTATCGGCGGATGAACGCAGGATCAGTGAAAGCGCCTTTGCCGAGTCGAGGGATTGTGTCATCGTGTCTACTTCAACGATGGAACTGGGAATCGATGTGGGTGATCTGGACCGGGTCATTCAGATCGATTCGACGTGGACAGTATCTTCGTTCCTGCAACGTTTGGGACGGACAGGCCGTAGAACGGGCACCACACGCAACACGCTGTTCCTGACAACCACCCATGAGTCACTGTTGCGTGCTGCTGCCATTCTGCATCTGTGGTCGCAAGGCTTTGTTGAACCGGTTCTCCCCCCGCCGTCGCCCAACCATATAGCTGCTCAGCAACTGCTGGCCTTAGCCCTTCAGGAAAGCCAGGTTGGCGCTAATCGCTGGGCCCAGTGGTGGGGATCCTTACCGGTCATGGAGCAAGCCACAGAGATCCTGGAGTACCTCCGAAGTGCGGGATACCTGGAAACCGACGGGGGGATGTTGTTCATAGGTCCTGAAGCGGAGAAGAAATTCGGCCGGCGGCACTTTATGGACGTCCTCAGCGCGTTCACTGCCGCTCCTGAGCTCCGAGTCATCGCCGGTCAACGGGAGATTGGGTCTGTCTCTCCCCTGACGCTGGCACAGCGCAATACCAACGGCGAAGGCCTAAAGCTCCTCCTGTCAGGCCGGTCGTGGTGTGTGGAGGCCGTCGAGTGGGATAAGCACATCGTCCGTGTCAGTGAATTGAAGGAGAAAGGCCGCTCGAAGTGGGAAAGCGACCCGGTCCCTCAGTCGTTCGAACTGATGCAAGCTATGCGTAAGGTCCTGTTGGGCGCCACGCCGGATATCCAGCTCTCGAAGCGGGCCGTTCAACACCTGGCAGAAATCAGGGACGAAGGCAGCAATTCCGTTGATGAGGCCGGGATAGTTGTTGAAAGAGGCGATAAGGAGCAGCGCGTCTGGACTTGGGCAGGTCTAAAGGCAAATCTCACAATTCTCGCCGCACTAAACATCGAAGACTGCAAAGCCGATAACAGCAAGATCCGCCTGCCCTCCTGGGTACCACTGGATCAGGTGCGCGCGGCATCAAGTCGCGTGCACGACGCCTTCCCTGCGATAGCGCCTGACGCCGTTGAAGGTCTCAAGTTCTCTGCAGCGTTGCCTCTAGATCTTGCTGTCAGAACCTTGTCGATCCGGACGAAAGACTCCGCCGCGGCAGCCGCAACGCTTGCACAGCCCAACGTCATGAGGCACCTCTGA
- a CDS encoding DUF6079 family protein has translation MNGVDAMMLKDALDIPERVDASDFVLQLHNGVEAADRTIGEYVITDSLARSFDEALGLVGRTLADGRSKGAFVHGSFGSGKSHFMAVLHLLLAGNTRARQLKNLQAAVAKHEATLQKKLLAVDYHLLGAESFESALFKGYLDTVARERPDAAPAVLHQSSRLFEDAVETREILGDDAFFKKLNEASSSSSGWGAFAAAWDSATFDAAIREPVAGGERTRLVQALTSTMFRSYTKTGDWLDITDGLQAMTLHAQGLGYEGVILFLDELVLWLAQHLGDTSFIQSETSKVAKLVETGASSLALPLVSFVARQRDLKDFLGGTAIGAEREAIGQSFQWWEDRFEAITLEAADLPRIVHQRLLQPKTDDGRQALSAATASVKSNPGAMRHLLADEAGSNETDFELVYPFSPALIDALVALSAIMQRERTALKILGELLSAGRDELRVTDVVPVGDVFELIVLGQAKPLTSDMKKRFEIAATFYMQKMRPYLLRKHGLEESSTHGLSRDHVFRTEDRLARTLLVAEIAPGAVSLQNLTAAKLAALNFGTIRSFIPGQESQTVLQHVRDWAKEFGEVTLEGSTADPVISVSLTGVDSDAIVERVQGEDTPNARRTLIRSLISASLGIPEAVGLMSHREHTLVWRGQKITVDVIFGNIRDTAEVPDDALRADGNRWKVVIDYPFDSEDHGAQEDLNRLAKLRDGGLDSKTLAWVPHFLTAARMNDVGQLVLLEHLLKGSGEQFEQNATGLAPADRPLARRQLESQRTNLRSRLQEALRQAYGVDTAKKDDVDVVIQVNEVFSTLVPGLNIHPPVAADLKNALNKALAQGQDELYPKHPKFEPSETEVRKADLATVVDLAEKAISAGGRIEGIDRSKAAVLHRVAAPLQLGEPRESVYSLSAANFGWREGFTRWTAGATSDVYIRDLRDELEVFGMTREVEDVLILVWSMLEDRQWLRASAPLVAVPAVGSLTDDMALRVPELPAEEDWAIASKRAQSLFGVQGEPRLSTQSVLRTARAVREKARTLMDPSKRLVGALHLHKEILGIPDDSSRFVTAKRAAELAGALSAEADDALLITVLAEFDLPQEPEAFVKSLVTSSQVLAALEGADWNVLEKLHSMESSSAANVRQTLAEGAKAEELHIQLAPRLKKAKEDALSLILGTSRRPQPPKQPDTGGQEPLGPTPPVDGYGAETVDEIELTIDVDNLQSDFQALQNRVQQTLTNNPGKKLRIKWWLE, from the coding sequence ATGAACGGGGTAGACGCAATGATGCTTAAAGATGCATTGGACATCCCGGAACGCGTAGACGCCTCGGACTTTGTCCTGCAGCTCCACAACGGCGTTGAGGCAGCAGACCGGACGATCGGCGAATATGTCATTACGGATTCGCTCGCACGCTCCTTTGACGAGGCCCTTGGTTTGGTAGGTCGGACTCTGGCCGACGGGAGAAGCAAGGGCGCTTTCGTCCATGGTTCGTTCGGTTCGGGTAAGAGCCATTTCATGGCCGTTCTTCATCTGCTGCTGGCAGGGAACACAAGAGCTCGTCAGCTCAAGAATCTGCAGGCGGCCGTCGCCAAGCATGAGGCAACGTTGCAGAAGAAGCTCCTGGCTGTTGACTACCACTTGCTGGGAGCCGAAAGCTTCGAGAGTGCGCTTTTCAAGGGCTATCTGGACACGGTTGCTCGAGAGCGTCCCGATGCTGCTCCCGCCGTTCTTCACCAAAGCAGCCGCCTATTTGAAGACGCTGTTGAGACCCGGGAAATCCTGGGCGATGATGCGTTCTTCAAAAAGCTCAATGAGGCCAGCAGCTCATCCTCGGGCTGGGGAGCCTTTGCCGCAGCGTGGGATTCAGCCACCTTTGACGCAGCGATCCGGGAACCTGTCGCCGGCGGTGAAAGAACACGTCTTGTCCAGGCGTTGACGTCCACGATGTTCCGCAGCTACACCAAGACCGGCGACTGGCTGGACATCACTGACGGACTCCAGGCCATGACCCTGCACGCTCAGGGTCTTGGGTACGAGGGCGTCATACTCTTCCTGGACGAACTGGTCCTCTGGCTCGCCCAACACCTCGGCGACACCTCGTTTATCCAGTCCGAGACCTCCAAGGTTGCCAAGCTGGTGGAGACCGGCGCGAGTTCATTAGCTCTGCCACTAGTGTCGTTCGTCGCCAGGCAGCGTGACCTGAAGGACTTCTTGGGCGGCACGGCAATTGGCGCCGAACGCGAAGCCATCGGCCAAAGCTTCCAGTGGTGGGAAGACCGGTTTGAGGCTATTACCCTCGAAGCTGCTGATCTGCCTCGCATTGTGCATCAGCGGTTGTTGCAGCCAAAGACTGATGACGGACGGCAGGCTCTAAGTGCAGCTACCGCTTCGGTGAAAAGCAACCCGGGCGCCATGCGGCATCTTTTGGCCGACGAAGCAGGCTCCAACGAAACCGATTTCGAACTCGTGTACCCGTTTTCGCCTGCCCTGATTGATGCACTTGTGGCGCTCTCTGCGATCATGCAGCGGGAGCGGACCGCGCTGAAAATCCTGGGTGAACTGCTCAGCGCCGGCCGCGACGAGCTGCGGGTGACTGACGTTGTGCCTGTTGGGGATGTTTTCGAGCTCATCGTGCTAGGGCAGGCCAAGCCCCTGACCTCAGACATGAAGAAGCGTTTCGAGATTGCGGCGACTTTCTACATGCAGAAGATGCGCCCCTACCTGCTTAGAAAACACGGGCTGGAGGAGTCTTCAACACACGGGCTGTCACGGGACCACGTCTTCCGTACCGAGGACCGACTCGCCCGTACCCTGCTGGTTGCCGAGATTGCCCCCGGCGCCGTTTCCCTGCAAAACCTCACCGCCGCCAAACTCGCGGCGCTCAACTTCGGCACCATCAGGTCATTTATCCCGGGCCAGGAAAGCCAGACCGTCCTGCAACACGTGCGTGACTGGGCTAAAGAGTTCGGCGAAGTCACGTTGGAAGGTTCGACGGCCGATCCCGTCATTAGCGTCAGCCTGACCGGCGTGGATTCTGATGCCATCGTCGAGCGGGTCCAAGGCGAAGACACGCCAAATGCCCGCCGCACCCTGATCCGTTCCTTGATCAGCGCCTCCCTGGGCATTCCCGAGGCCGTGGGACTCATGTCCCACCGGGAACATACCTTAGTGTGGCGGGGCCAAAAAATCACCGTTGACGTGATTTTTGGCAACATCCGGGACACTGCCGAGGTGCCGGACGACGCCCTCAGGGCTGACGGAAATCGCTGGAAGGTGGTCATCGATTATCCCTTTGATTCCGAGGACCATGGCGCCCAAGAAGACCTGAACAGACTGGCAAAACTCCGCGACGGTGGCCTGGATAGCAAGACGCTGGCCTGGGTTCCGCACTTCCTGACCGCAGCGCGGATGAACGATGTCGGACAGTTGGTTCTGCTGGAGCATCTGCTAAAAGGCTCGGGCGAACAGTTCGAACAGAACGCGACAGGACTAGCACCCGCCGACCGTCCCCTGGCGCGCCGGCAACTGGAAAGTCAAAGGACCAATTTGCGTTCCAGACTGCAGGAAGCACTTCGGCAGGCCTACGGCGTCGATACGGCGAAAAAGGATGACGTAGACGTTGTCATCCAGGTGAACGAAGTCTTTTCCACCCTGGTCCCCGGGCTGAACATCCATCCGCCGGTGGCTGCAGACCTGAAAAACGCCCTGAACAAAGCGCTGGCGCAAGGGCAGGACGAGTTGTATCCCAAGCACCCCAAGTTTGAGCCAAGTGAAACAGAAGTCCGGAAAGCAGACCTGGCCACAGTCGTCGACCTGGCCGAAAAGGCCATCAGCGCTGGTGGTCGCATTGAGGGAATCGACCGGAGCAAGGCCGCCGTCCTGCATCGGGTAGCCGCTCCGCTGCAACTCGGAGAGCCGCGCGAAAGCGTCTACTCGTTGAGCGCAGCCAACTTTGGCTGGAGGGAAGGCTTCACCCGCTGGACGGCAGGTGCCACAAGCGACGTCTATATCCGGGATCTCCGCGATGAGCTTGAAGTCTTCGGTATGACCCGCGAAGTCGAGGACGTTCTAATTCTCGTGTGGTCCATGCTGGAGGACAGGCAGTGGCTGCGTGCATCGGCGCCCCTCGTCGCGGTGCCCGCAGTCGGCTCTCTAACTGACGACATGGCCCTTCGCGTTCCTGAGCTGCCCGCCGAGGAAGACTGGGCTATTGCTTCTAAACGAGCCCAATCGCTTTTCGGCGTGCAGGGCGAACCTCGCCTAAGCACCCAAAGCGTCTTACGGACGGCGCGGGCAGTCCGGGAAAAAGCCCGGACATTGATGGACCCTTCGAAGCGGCTTGTTGGTGCTTTGCATCTACACAAAGAGATATTGGGAATTCCCGACGATTCATCTCGTTTCGTGACTGCCAAGCGCGCAGCGGAGTTGGCTGGCGCTCTTTCTGCGGAAGCGGACGACGCTCTGCTAATTACGGTTCTGGCTGAGTTCGACCTTCCGCAGGAGCCCGAAGCCTTCGTGAAATCTCTCGTGACTTCGTCGCAAGTTCTGGCTGCGCTGGAAGGTGCAGATTGGAACGTCCTGGAAAAGCTGCACAGCATGGAGTCCTCCAGTGCAGCAAACGTTCGACAGACGTTGGCCGAAGGCGCCAAGGCAGAAGAGCTACACATTCAGTTGGCCCCCCGACTCAAAAAAGCAAAAGAGGACGCCTTATCGCTCATCCTCGGAACGTCGAGGCGCCCCCAGCCTCCTAAACAACCAGACACTGGCGGGCAGGAACCATTGGGGCCCACCCCTCCTGTCGATGGGTACGGCGCAGAGACCGTAGATGAGATCGAGTTGACGATTGATGTCGATAATCTGCAATCAGATTTTCAAGCGCTGCAAAATCGGGTGCAGCAAACCCTAACGAACAACCCCGGCAAGAAGCTTCGCATAAAGTGGTGGCTCGAATGA
- the pglZ gene encoding BREX-2 system phosphatase PglZ translates to MMESTMLPTASTALVREYAKRLVEQKSARLQVLQALPRWEGEPVMDVGGTAVHVQPVSSQLAAIEAIVDVSEDEFLILLTDMSAADLGDAVMVHTRNQSVEILDQWSAVPSLFGATALDRSLTQRGNWVPAALLERRPASGWPQVPNGSLTGDVVLFALLSSVLGSTGPDLDEVRLLEILDNPSSRSAWRNAPLELRQELIAWTSDVLGTAASLALTLASESPISTLAFGLAFDVLWPDISGSAEPNQVAARTRVERFGNGPINAGAARRLADSAIAMVLRRGLNDTPQLMQVLTQAEELLNDLGWAEGAERSSILPQGLAARLRMLGQALDTDNVRTENVLAAEGALREILGHHKAEPTNPEIVAAQMAVRVGRWLTRVEKPTASLEESLSLQMTDGAWIDRARSAVWSGSVHESISVSYNKLADQAAARRASRDGVAAAQASKWTQAGAGTSMQSVPCIESVLEDVVRPLKSRSLLIVLDGMSASNATEIAEGAAARGWQEQVRVANGGAAQRMAALAVFPTVTTYSRTSLFAGYLKAGQQSDEKALFNGPLFHKNDLRAPAGQRLSTELSAALADQHQPLVAVVLNTIDDTLAKHDPGGTQWRLENIQYLRELFDSALEHGRTVILTSDHGHVVERGSTSRPVPGAGTRWRPETSGPPSDGEILFEGLRVLAPGGKAVLPWLEDIRYGNLQAGYHGGASLAEMAIPLLVFSRPGWPSPAGWAPAPPQAPVWWNERVIAAEPVPGGRREQKSARKKKQTASPSLEQMPDTLFELEHPPAVRAPVGAEMSIAESVLASTIYHEQSERAGRRALTPGRVQAILQVLVEYRGRVHKDTLAQASSVSSAQMNSELAALKRLLNVEGYPVLSQDSDGVTVLLDLKLLSEQFELDHQSA, encoded by the coding sequence ATGATGGAATCGACGATGCTGCCGACGGCGTCCACGGCTCTGGTTCGTGAATATGCCAAACGGTTGGTGGAGCAGAAGTCGGCGCGACTTCAGGTCCTCCAGGCCCTGCCGCGGTGGGAGGGCGAACCGGTTATGGACGTTGGAGGAACTGCCGTCCATGTTCAGCCGGTGAGCTCCCAGCTCGCCGCCATTGAAGCCATCGTGGACGTATCAGAGGACGAGTTTCTGATCCTCCTGACGGACATGTCTGCAGCCGATCTCGGCGACGCAGTTATGGTGCATACGCGTAACCAGTCAGTGGAAATTCTGGACCAGTGGAGCGCAGTACCGTCCCTGTTTGGGGCGACCGCCTTGGACCGGAGTCTGACCCAACGTGGGAACTGGGTGCCCGCGGCGCTTCTCGAAAGAAGACCTGCTTCGGGATGGCCTCAGGTGCCAAACGGCTCGCTCACCGGCGACGTCGTGCTGTTTGCTCTTCTGTCCTCGGTCCTTGGAAGTACCGGGCCTGATCTGGACGAAGTGCGGCTTCTTGAAATTCTAGATAACCCATCCTCAAGGTCTGCCTGGCGAAACGCTCCTCTCGAACTCAGGCAGGAATTGATTGCATGGACCTCGGATGTACTCGGTACCGCTGCGAGCTTGGCGTTGACTCTTGCCTCAGAGTCGCCCATTTCCACATTGGCGTTCGGGCTTGCCTTCGATGTCCTATGGCCTGATATTTCTGGTTCTGCCGAGCCTAACCAAGTGGCCGCCCGGACCCGGGTAGAAAGATTCGGAAACGGTCCGATAAACGCAGGCGCGGCCCGACGACTAGCCGACTCAGCTATCGCAATGGTGCTCCGAAGGGGTTTGAACGATACACCGCAGCTCATGCAGGTCTTGACCCAGGCCGAGGAACTGCTGAACGACCTGGGCTGGGCCGAAGGCGCAGAGCGTTCTTCAATCCTGCCGCAAGGCCTCGCCGCGCGTCTCCGTATGCTGGGGCAAGCTCTGGATACTGACAACGTACGCACCGAAAATGTCCTCGCCGCCGAAGGAGCTCTTCGGGAGATTCTTGGACATCACAAGGCCGAACCAACTAATCCCGAGATTGTGGCTGCCCAGATGGCCGTCCGCGTAGGCCGGTGGCTTACACGGGTTGAGAAGCCGACTGCATCTCTGGAGGAGTCGCTATCCCTTCAAATGACGGATGGCGCCTGGATAGACCGTGCCCGGTCGGCAGTTTGGTCCGGTTCGGTTCATGAGTCCATTTCGGTCTCGTATAACAAGCTCGCCGATCAGGCGGCGGCCCGGCGCGCATCCCGAGATGGAGTAGCTGCTGCCCAGGCTTCAAAGTGGACCCAGGCCGGCGCCGGTACATCCATGCAGTCGGTTCCCTGCATCGAATCGGTACTTGAGGACGTAGTGCGTCCCCTGAAGTCGCGTTCGCTGCTGATAGTCCTGGACGGTATGAGTGCGTCAAATGCCACGGAAATAGCAGAGGGTGCGGCCGCCCGAGGATGGCAAGAACAGGTCCGGGTTGCTAATGGGGGCGCCGCTCAACGAATGGCGGCCCTCGCAGTATTTCCTACCGTGACGACATACTCGCGAACTTCACTCTTCGCCGGGTACCTGAAGGCTGGTCAGCAATCCGACGAAAAGGCCCTTTTCAATGGACCGCTATTCCACAAGAACGACCTCCGGGCGCCGGCCGGCCAGCGGCTTTCGACCGAACTGAGTGCTGCGCTAGCAGATCAGCACCAGCCCTTGGTCGCCGTCGTTCTTAATACCATTGACGATACTCTCGCCAAGCATGACCCGGGCGGCACTCAGTGGAGACTTGAAAACATTCAGTATCTGCGTGAGCTATTTGATTCGGCCTTGGAGCATGGCCGGACAGTGATCCTCACCTCCGATCATGGCCATGTCGTGGAGCGTGGAAGTACATCGAGGCCGGTGCCCGGTGCAGGCACGCGCTGGCGTCCGGAGACGTCCGGGCCTCCCTCAGACGGAGAGATACTCTTCGAAGGCCTCCGGGTTCTAGCCCCCGGAGGGAAAGCGGTACTGCCTTGGCTGGAAGACATACGCTATGGAAACCTGCAGGCGGGCTACCACGGTGGTGCAAGTCTGGCAGAGATGGCGATTCCACTACTGGTGTTCAGCAGGCCTGGCTGGCCCAGCCCCGCGGGATGGGCCCCTGCACCGCCACAGGCTCCCGTTTGGTGGAACGAACGCGTCATCGCCGCCGAGCCAGTGCCTGGTGGCCGGAGGGAACAGAAGTCCGCGCGCAAGAAGAAGCAGACGGCTAGTCCAAGCCTTGAACAAATGCCGGATACTCTGTTTGAGCTGGAACACCCGCCGGCAGTTCGAGCACCTGTTGGTGCAGAAATGTCCATTGCGGAATCTGTTCTGGCCAGTACCATCTACCATGAGCAAAGCGAACGCGCCGGCCGGCGCGCGTTGACCCCGGGTCGGGTGCAGGCAATCCTTCAAGTGCTGGTCGAGTATCGGGGTCGTGTCCACAAAGACACCCTGGCACAAGCCTCAAGTGTCAGCTCTGCACAGATGAATTCAGAACTCGCCGCTTTGAAGCGACTGCTGAACGTGGAAGGGTACCCGGTGCTTTCGCAGGACAGCGACGGCGTGACTGTTCTTCTTGATCTGAAACTGCTGTCCGAGCAGTTTGAACTGGACCACCAAAGTGCTTGA
- the brxD gene encoding BREX system ATP-binding protein BrxD, with protein sequence MNWTTKVLEISGRRRREVVDALRRGTVPQQGLDVLAVGLGRFEEATADELGMVASGGSVFKAVRGEYGSGKTFFSRWLIEKGKKLGFASAEVQISETETPLHRLETIYRRVTENLATSEFAPSALRDVVDGWFFTLEQDVEASGGDRANHSAFNAAVLTLMERRLDSVVRTAPAFATVLRGYHQAMLDGDQLQAEGLLAWLGGQPHVAASVRRAAGIRGELDHFGALGSLQGLLTILRDSEYKGLILVLDEVETLQRVRSDVREKSLNALRQLVDEIDAGKFPGLYLVITGTPAFFDGSQGMQRLPPLAQRLAVDFSTDARFDNPRAPQIRLPGFNLDSLTGLGIKVRDIYASGSGTSPRISAIVDDKYISDLSRAVAGELGGKAGVAPRLFVKKLVADVLDRVDQFADFDPRKDYSLTVSSRELTDEEAAVTRLGNTLSPGSVDDVELNL encoded by the coding sequence TTGAACTGGACCACCAAAGTGCTTGAAATCAGTGGGCGCCGCCGCCGTGAAGTCGTGGATGCCCTCCGTCGGGGCACAGTCCCTCAGCAAGGTCTGGATGTCCTTGCCGTCGGCCTGGGGCGTTTCGAGGAAGCCACAGCAGACGAACTCGGCATGGTCGCTTCGGGAGGAAGCGTCTTCAAAGCGGTTCGGGGCGAGTACGGGTCAGGTAAGACTTTTTTCTCGCGCTGGCTCATAGAAAAAGGAAAGAAACTGGGTTTCGCCTCCGCCGAGGTCCAGATTTCGGAGACCGAAACACCTCTGCACCGGCTTGAAACCATCTACCGCAGAGTCACGGAGAATCTCGCGACATCCGAATTCGCTCCTAGTGCCCTGCGCGACGTCGTCGATGGGTGGTTCTTCACCTTGGAACAGGATGTTGAAGCTTCCGGCGGTGATCGTGCTAATCATTCGGCCTTTAACGCAGCGGTGCTCACTCTCATGGAACGCAGGCTCGACTCCGTTGTACGTACCGCACCGGCATTCGCCACGGTTCTTCGTGGATACCACCAGGCCATGCTTGACGGGGATCAGCTGCAGGCGGAAGGACTTCTCGCCTGGCTCGGCGGCCAGCCCCATGTTGCGGCTTCAGTCCGGCGAGCTGCGGGCATACGTGGAGAACTGGATCATTTCGGAGCACTCGGTTCTCTGCAGGGCCTGCTGACAATCCTGCGGGATAGCGAGTACAAGGGCTTGATCTTGGTCTTGGATGAGGTGGAAACCCTTCAAAGGGTCCGCTCTGATGTACGGGAAAAATCCCTCAACGCTCTCCGCCAGCTTGTTGATGAGATCGATGCCGGAAAATTTCCCGGGCTGTATCTGGTCATCACTGGCACCCCCGCATTCTTCGATGGTTCCCAGGGCATGCAGCGGCTGCCGCCCCTAGCTCAGCGGCTCGCCGTGGATTTCTCCACTGATGCACGCTTTGACAACCCTCGTGCTCCACAGATTCGGCTTCCAGGGTTCAATCTCGACTCCCTCACAGGGCTTGGGATCAAAGTTAGAGACATCTATGCGTCCGGATCCGGAACCTCACCGCGCATCTCCGCGATTGTGGATGACAAGTACATCTCTGACCTATCGCGAGCGGTTGCCGGTGAACTGGGTGGCAAAGCCGGCGTGGCACCACGCCTGTTCGTCAAAAAACTTGTGGCAGACGTACTGGACAGAGTTGATCAATTTGCGGATTTCGATCCTAGGAAAGACTACTCGCTCACAGTGTCTTCTCGAGAGCTGACGGATGAGGAAGCGGCCGTAACTAGGCTTGGAAATACGCTGTCTCCTGGTTCCGTGGATGACGTGGAGTTGAATCTGTAG
- a CDS encoding NUDIX domain-containing protein produces the protein MEATNDAGKSLSAYPRPSVAVDAAVLTVSNEGLCVLAVSHDKAPGHDWALPGTFLHEGERLADAVLRSLREKAHVSGRQPKQLHVFDDPQRDPRGWVLSVAHVDVVPLEELEPALATEGVKLLPVANRIPDLPYDHPAIVTKAVERARAAYAAEPDPGGLLTGAFTLRDLRMIHQAVIGEELQRDTFRRAMEPKLVPTGEMTDGARGRPSRLFRIRLP, from the coding sequence GTGGAAGCAACTAACGACGCCGGCAAGAGCCTGAGTGCCTATCCCCGCCCTTCGGTAGCAGTAGACGCGGCGGTACTGACAGTTTCCAACGAAGGACTGTGCGTCCTGGCCGTCTCGCACGACAAGGCGCCCGGGCACGACTGGGCCCTGCCAGGGACGTTCCTACACGAGGGGGAGCGGCTGGCCGACGCCGTCCTCCGCTCCCTGCGGGAGAAGGCCCACGTCTCCGGGCGCCAGCCAAAGCAGCTGCATGTCTTCGATGACCCGCAGCGCGATCCCCGCGGCTGGGTCCTCTCCGTCGCCCACGTGGATGTCGTGCCGCTGGAGGAACTCGAGCCGGCCCTCGCCACCGAGGGCGTCAAACTCCTGCCCGTGGCCAACCGGATTCCCGACCTGCCGTATGACCACCCCGCCATCGTCACCAAGGCTGTCGAACGTGCCCGCGCCGCCTATGCTGCAGAGCCGGACCCGGGGGGCCTGCTCACAGGAGCTTTCACTCTCCGCGACCTGCGCATGATCCATCAGGCCGTTATAGGCGAGGAGCTGCAGCGCGACACCTTCCGCCGCGCCATGGAACCCAAGCTCGTCCCCACGGGCGAAATGACAGACGGCGCCCGCGGCCGCCCCTCGAGGTTGTTTCGTATAAGGCTTCCCTAA